Genomic DNA from Porites lutea chromosome 4, jaPorLute2.1, whole genome shotgun sequence:
TGGGACAGGGAACACTGAAGGACCGCAGAGGCTGAGCGCCGGGAAAGAACTTAGAATCGTTCACTAACGTACCCAACAAGGCATGTAGGCCAATTGCCAGTTAGGCTACCAGAAAAGGCTAGGGTACGAAAACAAGGGTAAACAAATGGCTAACAACCCTTACAAGAAGTCTGTCACATTGCAAGCAATCAAACTGCGTCAAGCTAGACATATCTCGCCACTTAAAGAGCGGTCCCCGGACAGCTGAACTAAGcatacataaaaaataaacatataaaaaatcaaGTGATTTATTACATATACATCTAACGTAAATATATTAAGTAAACGAACATCTAGACAACTGTGAAAAACCAAACAAGTACATAAGATAAGAAAACTAGCAGAGCTGAGCTACCGCTTACAACTGAAACGAATGCGGTAagacggaggccagaaaaaacctgcccaaaaaaaccCCGTAGGGAAAAAATGtgggcaggaaatctgggtaggaaccaaggctcaagctcAAAGCCCTTCCTACGGGACTTTACAATGTAATCGAGAATAGCCTGCTCctaaaaaggacaaaaaacaaaagccaaaaaacaaaaataaaagaaaaagccaaAGAGAGGTTGGTTCAGaagcctagatgacgtacacgtgatataTGCAGCTTTATATACCCccgatatggctacccatggtgcacccggcctagaacccaggccctgttgtatctcgtgccgtcaaaatatttatttctgcctTCTTCGCAGGCTCATTCGCCAGAAATAACatattttgactccactacacaacatcaacagacaaaaGGTAAaggcaaataagtttattttgggacggcttAGCGAGAACCAACCTTAAAAGTACGTAGAGTGACAAAGTATTGGGCGAAATAACGAATGAAAGCTCCTAGAGCCCAAGAGACTTGGAAACTGAAAGCCTTTTTTCTAGGTCATCTTCCACATAGGTGTCTTTGGCTTGAACGGACTTCCAGCGGCCGTGCCTCTGAAACACCCTGTCACTAACCCCATTATTAGCAGCGGAAGTGGCCCCTCCCGAACGCAGGGAATGAAAACCAAAAGAGGAAGGGTCAACCCCGACGCTTCTCAGGTCCTTGCGAAAAGCCTCCCTAATTGTAGTATAGCTGATAGGCTTCTCCCGAGAGACTAACTTAAAGGACTTCTTCCCCCTAGAGATGGGTCTAAAAATGAGATCCCTGGAGCTAGAGGGGATGGAAAAATGTGCAAGGTACGTCTTAAGAAGCTTGACAGGACAAGCAGGGCCAGAAATTTCCGAAAAAATCACCTCATCGCCCTTACGGAGTTGGTCGTTCTTACTTTTGAGAACCTTGATGACCATGAAACCCTCGTGAAAGAAAATATCATTCCTCCTAATTCTGGAGACATCATCAAATCTAAAAAAGCCAGCGAATGACAAAACGTACATAGTGATATTACGTAAATGAACGGGGTTTTGAAGGTCGCCTAAGCCAATAAGGTCATGGATGACCGAGGAAGAAATTGGTTCCTTACGGTTAACGACCCTAGTACCTAAAATCCTTTTGGAAGCACATCTAACCGCTTCAACAACTGGGTTATCCGTAGGGGAGGGGATACCCGCCATGGTATGAGCCCATTTAATACCATAAAAAGCCGAGTCTACGACGCACGGAGAGTGCGACTCGTCAATGAGGTGTTGCAAATACAAGGCAACGTGGCAGGGACTTGCAGGACACGCGCAGGAATGAAGCTTACTGGCGGCGAAATCTTTCCACTTGCGAAAGGCACGATGGTACACCATTGTCGTACTAATGGCCTTTGAGGAGAGAACCGTTGACTGTAGACTGTCAGTCAGCCTCAGGATGAAACCCTCAGGAGGCAAATTCTGGAGACCACGCCTGAAACCAGAGCGGAATATATCTGAAAAGTGATCAAAAATACAAAGGGAAAATATGGAGAgcacgaaaaataaaaaaggaataaataatgataaaaataataataaaaaacgaaCTAAGGAACGGGAAAAGGGAACCGCCCAAAGAGAGAGGGtggtgtgtgtgtggggggggggggggggagggggggggggtggggaagggaGGCGAGAAGCTACATgcaaaagaaaactaacgagTCCAAACCTGAAGATCTGAGCACAACAAACGCTTAGGTGCACAAATAGCACTTTCCGTCAGGCATAGAGCAAAAGCCCGTCAGGGAGGATGGAGGTCTGGGGCGCCGAAAATTAACTCGAAGCGCAACTACGTCAAAATCTATGGGCCTGGAACCGAAAAGGGAATTACGGGCTTTCCCTGGAACGAATAACCCCTGGAACTTAGGCAAATAAACCCAGTCGACAACAAAACTATTCCAGTGCACTCCATCTCTAGCACAGACATTCCAGAAAAAGGCTGACTTCCATAGGGGAAGAACAAGGGTTCCCTGGGCGCCGCAGAGCTCCATATGCTTGATGACTCTGACAATGAGGCAAACCGGTGGACAAAGCCAGTTGTTGTCGTAACCCCAATTTTGAGCAAAGGCATCAACGGCCTCACAGCCTGGCTGAAAAAACCGAGAGTTAAATCTTGGCAACTTGGCGTTGTAGCTACAGGAGAACCTGTCAATAGTGTGTGGGCCCCAGAGGTGGtttgagaatttttgtgaaaataaagGGGGCTGACGAGAGCCCGAACGGAAGCACGCAAAATTGGAAATACCTAAAAATCCCAGTGCCAAAATCCCAGGCGAACGCAAGGAATTTCCGGTGATCGGGGAAAATTTCGATGTGGTGGTACCCGGACTTGAGATcaaatttgaataaataaaaaccctTGTCAAAAACTTGAGTAGCCACAGACAAGTCCTCGCACTTGAATTTCTGTTTCTAGATAAAAGTGTTAACGTGCCTAAGATCCAGGATAAGCCTTTGTTTGCCGGAGCGTTGGGTCGAAACAGAAAGCGGGTTAATAATATCTGGAGCACAAAAAATTTCTTCGATGAGGTTGAGACTAAGAAGCTCATTAACAGCTATGGTAACAAAAGAACTGTTACTACGTGCGGAAGCATTGTTGACTTTGTAAAAGGGTGTGGGTAGCTGGAAGAACGGAATTTTGTAACCTTGGCTAATAACATTCAAAATGAACTGAGAAGCTGGCAAAGTACGCCAGAAATCGATACACTTGAAAAGTCTTCCCCGAACTGAAGGTTGAATAGAAATATCAACAGTACTCTCAGAGTCCTTAACCGCGCCTAAAACTAGCGGAGTGACGTCAGAAGAAACTGATGTGACATCGAGACACTCCTGATCTGAATTACGGCTTTCCGCCTCAAAAAACATATCACTACAAAGAAAATTGGAAAAGATTGCACCTGATTGTTGTCCTTCGTCGGCTAGTCATTTAGGAGTTTGTGATGTTTGCTTGGCCATCGTCGGGCAACAGGAGCGCCAATGACCTGGCTTTCCACAGGCAAAACAGGTGCCGGTATTGGGTCGACGAGAAGGGAAACCAGGAACGTTCAACATCAGAGGCTGATGTTGAAACTGCGAACGTGAGGTCGACGCCGGGATTCCAACGGACGAGGATCTGTTATTAGAAGTCGAAAAGGTAGCCTTCTTCTTTTTACGGGCCTGGAGCGCTACACGGGCACGTCTTTCTGCACTGTGAATTCTTTTCTCGTCCTCCGAATCATCGGCCAGATGATGCTGTTTATATTCCTCAACTGTCGCCCAGCCGAACTCGGACTTGTCCGCTAATAAAATAAGCTTTTGCCTCTCGCAGAGTAGTTTCTCACCTTCCGCGAGATCCGACTTTACTTTCTCTAGGTGACCATTCTCCGCAGAAGACTTGGCGGAACCAATATTTTCCGCTAGCTTACGGTTAAAGTTGAACTGGTCTTCATTGGCCTTCTTCTTGAACTTATGTGGTTCGTCATACTTGagtttcttaatttctttcatCTGCTGCTCGGCCGAATCTTCGTTGGAGCGCTTGATTTGACCAACGGTTTGTGCTAACAAATCTTTGAACGAGTCCATTAACTGCTTGTTATTCTCTCGAATGAGATCGGACACTTCGTCTTTGCTGACGGACATAACGCAGAAGACAAACGACAAGAACGTTAAAgaaaaaaccaaagagaggTTGGTTCAGaagcctagatgacgtacacgtgatatacgcagctttatatacccccgatatggctacccatggtgcacccggcctagaacccaggccctgttgtatctcgtgccgtcaaaatatttatttctgcctTCTTCGCAGGCTCATTCGCCAGAAATAACATTTATTGttcaaacgaccggtttcaatagaccggcgaaatttctcattttgttaaagcactgaggttacgataacttcgagttaaaccgactcatttcgcttcaatattcagaaatactctcgatctctttacgctttcattgcccttcgcccgacatgttttgcacggcgtttagtcatgcgaaacctccacgaaacatccacgcagcgcgcgaggtaactttatcacggttctaaaaataactcgagacgaattacctatgaaaTAGGGTGTAtgtgggggatgccttctctgtcccttttatcctctcttgaagaaatacaattcggtgaaacatatacagagacaacctTTTTCATTCACTAAGAcaagtatttaagtgtctctaaaaatcctgagtcttcaagcttaaagcttaagtttatgttttaagccggcttcccggtatttacttttttcaaagatgaactcgaggc
This window encodes:
- the LOC140934387 gene encoding integrase/recombinase xerD homolog; its protein translation is MVYHRAFRKWKDFAASKLHSCACPASPCHVALYLQHLIDESHSPCVVDSAFYGIKWAHTMAGIPSPTDNPVVEAVRCASKRILGTRVVNRKEPISSSVIHDLIGLGDLQNPVHLRNITMYVLSFAGFFRFDDVSRIRRNDIFFHEGFMVIKVLKSKNDQLRKGDEVIFSEISGPACPVKLLKTYLAHFSIPSSSRDLIFRPISRGKKSFKLVSREKPISYTTIREAFRKDLRSVGVDPSSFGFHSLRSGGATSAANNGVSDRVFQRHGRWKSVQAKDTYVEDDLEKRLSVSKSLGL
- the LOC140932881 gene encoding uncharacterized protein; the protein is MSVSKDEVSDLIRENNKQLMDSFKDLLAQTVGQIKRSNEDSAEQQMKEIKKLKYDEPHKFKKKANEDQFNFNRKLAENIGSAKSSAENGHLEKVKSDLAEGEKLLCERQKLILLADKSEFGWATVEEYKQHHLADDSEDEKRIHSAERRARVALQARKKKKATFSTSNNRSSSVGIPASTSRSQFQHQPLMLNVPGFPSRRPNTGTCFACGKPGHWRSCCPTMAKQTSQTPK